CCTTCGCGGAGAACGTCAGCGTGAACGCGATGTCGCCGGAGAGGGAGGGGGAGGTGCCGAGCCGCGTGTAGACCAGGTCGACGGTGTCGGTGCCGGTCTCGACGGCGTCGTAGCCGCCCGCGGTCACGACCGCGCTGCCGTCGACGTAACCCGCGACGGTCGGGTCGAAGGCGAGCACGGACTCGTAGCCGAAGACGTCGGCGGCGCCCGCCAGCGTCACGGTGACGTCGAACTCGTCGCCGGCGGTGACGGTCGCCGGGGCAGAGACCGTGACGCGGGCGACGGCGGGAGCCGCGAAGGCCGGAGCCGCGGCTCCGGCAGCGAGTCCTGCGCCGGCGAGCGCCGCCGCCGTGAGCGCGAGGAGGCGCACGAGGCGCCGGGGGGTGTGATGCATCGGATGGTGCCTTCCTCTGGAGCGGGCGAAGGGGGTCGCCGATGCGTCCGCCGTCAGCGGGAGGAAGAGAGACTCGAGGCGCCGGGGGAGCACGACCTGCGAACGGTCCAGTGCCGGGCCCGGGGGAGCGCCGGCGGCTGAGAAGCGGCTCCATCGACATGACCGACGTTAGGGAATCGCTGTTTCGCGCAACGGCCGATCATGTTTCTGAGGCGTTACACAGATGCGCGCAGGTGGAGTGGCAAATCGGCGGTATGCCGTTTCTAGCGCACGTCCATAGCGGTCATCACCAGTTCCAGGTTCATCCGGCCTTGCGCCCGTGCTGCCGCGTCGAGGTTCACCCACGGTGCTGCGGTCTCGTCGGCGATGTGGTCGCGAATGGTGCGCAGCCGTGCCCGATCGTTCTTCGAGGACCGGGAGTAGTCCAGCTCGGAGGCGTCCGTGA
The sequence above is a segment of the Leifsonia williamsii genome. Coding sequences within it:
- a CDS encoding cohesin domain-containing protein: MHHTPRRLVRLLALTAAALAGAGLAAGAAAPAFAAPAVARVTVSAPATVTAGDEFDVTVTLAGAADVFGYESVLAFDPTVAGYVDGSAVVTAGGYDAVETGTDTVDLVYTRLGTSPSLSGDIAFTLTFSAKAAGSTAFAVRSLSLVDPASAVTPLADAATSPAVSVTPAATPPTPPAPTPTPTPTAGAPAPGGSGDGGGTDPAGTGDPVTASQDDLASTGSDLTLYVIAAGVLVALGTLAALITFRRREGEAR